A part of Aspergillus oryzae RIB40 DNA, chromosome 7 genomic DNA contains:
- a CDS encoding TRAPP subunit TRS20 (predicted protein): MSYYFTILSSTDVPLFNIAFGTSKGGGDGIARFRFPDTAQYMNQFIIHSSLDIVEEAQWMNGNLYLKHIDTYPPASAYISAFLAPSGARFLLLHQPPQLPSTSSTGSGSSSILGASFSASALGGGSSSRASSSSIGANPTSPQTEEAVRQFMNEVYENYVKTVMSPFYRQGMEIKSPVFRSRVTAAGRKWL, translated from the exons ATGTCCTACTACTTCaccatcctctcctccacggATGTCCCTTTGTTCAACATCGCCTTCGGCACCTCCAAAGGTGGTGGCGATGGAATTGCCCGCTTCCGCTTTCCGGATACCGCACAATATATGAACCAATTCATTATCCATTCAAGTCTGGACATTGTTGAGGAAGCCCAGTGGATGAATGGGAACCT GTATCTAAAACACATCGACACCTATCCCCCTGCCTCAGCCTACATCTCCGCCTTCCTCGCTCCCTCCGGCGCCCGCTTTCTCCTCTTACATCAACCCCCTCAactcccctccacctcctctaCCGGAagcggatcttcttccatacTAGGAGCAAGTTTCTCGGCCTCTGCTCTAGGAGGTGGTAGTTCCAGCCGCGCGTCATCCAGTTCAATCGGGGCGAACCCGACCTCCCCGCAGACCGAGGAGGCCGTGCGCCAATTCATGAACGAGGTTTACGAAAATTATGTCAAGACGGTGATGAGCCCATTCTACAGACAAGGAATGGAGATTAAGAGTCCCGTCTTCAGGTCGAGGGTTACGGCTGCGGGAAGAAAATGGCTGTGA
- a CDS encoding splicing regulator NSRP1-like domain-containing protein (predicted protein): MPPPTFSYGLNLANKKQPNARPGAPGALGQKRKKTIFDSDSDTESKDTGSGEVEISTIGGLEETKAASSSSAKVSTTEPPAKRRVPFGGAVTGKPNVKPLSKNSIFADDDDEDETTEKQTGDSGVSFGLNTKKGGGGSAAGNKDYVNLAAMHSSKKHAQEAEELDPSIYSYDAVYESLHAKPGKGKAAAENKSEGPRYMGSLLRSAEVRKRDQLRARDRMLAKEREAEGDEFADKEKFVTSAYKKQQEELRRIEEEEAERERQEEERRKQNGGTGMVDFYRDMLSRGEQQHEAVMKATEEAARRVQAGEAPEETEESKEKTEAQKAEELNARGAHIAVNDEGQVVDKRQLLSAGLNAAPKPKQQPSAATAAAGSRAFAPKSRFQSEQQNARAGQRARQTEMIASQLEEKAREEEAAEAARQKEIAERSRSRKTEGDVSSAKERYLARKREREAAAKAKGA, translated from the coding sequence ATGCCACCCCCAACATTCTCCTACGGCCTCAACCTCGCAAACAAAAAACAACCAAACGCGCGCCCAGGCGCACCGGGGGCCCTCGGGCAAAAGCGCAAGAAAACAATCTTTGACTCAGACTCAGACACGGAAAGCAAAGACACCGGAAGCGGGGAAGTCGAGATCTCCACAATCGGCGGACTAGAAGAGACAAAAGCCGCCTCGTCCTCGTCTGCGAAGGTGTCGACGACGGAACCTCCCGCGAAGCGCAGAGTTCCGTTCGGGGGAGCGGTGACGGGGAAACCGAACGTCAAACCGCTGAGCAAGAATTCTATTTTCGcggacgatgacgacgaggacgagACTACGGAGAAGCAGACGGGGGATAGTGGGGTTTCGTTTGGGTTGAATACGAAgaagggtggtggtggttctGCGGCGGGGAATAAGGATTATGTGAATTTGGCTGCGATGCATAGTAGTAAGAAGCATGCGCaggaggcggaggagctTGATCCTTCAATTTATTCTTACGACGCGGTTTACGAGAGTTTGCATGCGAAGCctgggaaggggaaagcgGCGGCGGAGAATAAAAGTGAGGGGCCGCGGTATATGGGGTCTTTGTTGCGGAGTGCGGAGGTTCGCAAGCGCGATCAGCTTCGCGCGCGGGATCGGATGCTGGCTAAGGAGCGGGAGGCTGAGGGCGATGAGTTTGCTGATAAGGAGAAGTTTGTGACGTCTGCGTATAAGAAGCAACAGGAGGAACTGCGGAggattgaagaggaggaggcggagcGGGAGAGgcaggaggaagaacgaCGGAAACAGAATGGAGGTACCGGTATGGTTGATTTCTACAGGGACATGCTATCTCGGGGCGAACAACAGCATGAAGCTGTTATGAAGGCTACGGAAGAGGCTGCACGGCGGGtgcaagctggagaagccCCGGAAGAAACAGAGGAGTCCAAGGAGAAGACAGAGGCGCAGAAGGCCGAGGAGCTCAATGCGCGGGGTGCCCATATTGCCGTCAACGACGAAGGACAGGTCGTCGACAAGCGGCAGTTGCTGTCTGCTGGTCTCAATGCCGCCCCGAAACCCAAGCAACAGCCCTCTGCGGCCACGGCTGCCGCTGGATCGCGTGCTTTTGCGCCAAAGTCCCGGTTCCAATCAGAGCAACAGAACGCTCGGGCTGGCCAGCGCGCTCGTCAAACAGAGATGATTGCTTCgcaactggaagagaaagcgcgagaggaagaagcggcCGAGGCAGCACGGCAGAAAGAAATCGCAGAGCGCAGCCGCAGTCGCAAGACCGAGGGAGATGTCTCGAGCGCAAAGGAGCGATACCTGGCGAGAAAAAGGGAACGAGAAGCCGCCGCGAAGGCAAAGGGTGCCTAA